Sequence from the Eleutherodactylus coqui strain aEleCoq1 chromosome 13, aEleCoq1.hap1, whole genome shotgun sequence genome:
AAATTCTATTTGCCTCCCTTATTTACAGTGTCTATTCCAATTACTCATCAGCTGGGACAACTAGGAAAAGAGATAGTACTGCACTGTGATACTTCTTTTCCTTATGTTGCATGGAAGTTTAATGGGAAGACGATTGGGAATGGTGAGGATATATTTTCGAATGGAAGCCGCTATCTCACTCTAACAAATGCCAAGAAACACCAGAGTGGTAATTACAGTTGTCATCACAGCAACAAGACTTTATCCCTAATAGAACTACAACTTGGACGTAAGTTTAATCCTATTTTTTCGAATGCTATTAAATACAGTTGAggccaaatgtaaaaaaaaatgtaaaaaaaattacttgaCATCTGCAATATATAGAAATATTGTAATGAGTAggaccatcacagctgaggttctTCAAAAACAAGTAATCCACAATACGCTACCAAAGTCACAGTATCAAATGGGACATAAATAACTGCACTCACACCGCAGTTCCTTGTATGTCAATCCTACCGTAATATAGATTGTTGTTAGCCCCTTCTCTGTCCGAACACATCTGTTCTCACATAGACTGTTGTGTTTGACCTGGATGCATTTGTTGCGTCTTAAGAGAACaagtaaatatacacacacaacatagACACAGAGAACACAAAAATGTCAAAGGGAAACACAAAACGGGGAGGACGGAGGATTCGTGCCGAAACCCTAAGATATGGAAATACTCTACTTACTAACAGATCACTTACCCTGATGAGGGTGACCCCAtatcaggaacctggggcaaccctgactttccctagacGATGACAGAGAACAGTGTAGAGATTAAGATGACAAATaaatcttaaatagagatgagcgagtatactcgctaaggcacattactcgactgagtagtgctttagccgagtatctccccgctcgtctctaaagattcggggaccagcggggggagcggtgggggagagcggggaggaacggaggggagatctctctctccctctctccccccgctccccgccgcaactcacctgtcaccagcgccggcccttgaatctttagagacgagcgggagatactcgctaaggcactactcgctcgagtaatgtgccttagggagtatactcgctcatctctaatcttaaaccAAAACAATTCAGGGAGTAAGATGTTCAACATCCTAAATAAATCTCCAGCCCACTTACCTTAACAGGAAATACAGGTCAGGACAAGAAGTCGCCCACAAGACCAAAAGCACCTTCAGACTCAGAGTATACCTGTGGGGAGGAGCCAGAATGAATATACACAAATAtaagctgattggctgactggcatacatacctcccagccaaccaatctatCCTCATACTAGCAAAGAAGTGTCCCCGTTGGTGCTATAAGGACAATGGGCATGTGCCAAGGCTGATGTTGTGATGTCGCCCCAGTCCTGATTCAGCATGACAACACAGCCAGTATCCTTATAATCCTATTTAGAATGTAAATAGTTTATTACACTGACTTTATGGATAATGTTATGGTCTACCTAGTTCCTCCAGAAAAGCTCCACATCCAATGTTGGTCCTCAAGTTACCCAGAGAAAATAAAATGTACCTGGGAACTCCAGCCCGATACCAACTTACCCACCACTTTCCTCACAACATACAGGTAATGTCTTCTTTTTGCCAAATTAATGAATTAGAAGTACCGTATTTTGTAACGCCAACTATTTATTGAACAGCAACTCAATTTTTCTACATAACAatgcatgtttttcagttttcgcATCTCCACATCTCAGAAAGACCtcagggtcgaaacgttgctcaTTTGAGTATGTGATGGGGCATAAAGATTGCTTTTGCTTAGCACCCATGCTaacctcagtataggtcatcaatagttgatcggctggtgtctgtcgcttgggaccctgacctatcagaggtcggagcggaagtcacGGCCATGTGAATACTACATAGACTTACATGAGTTCGCAAAATACGAACCGAATACAGAGCTAAAATACAGTCACCTAAAAGTGGCCTTAGTCTATCCTAACCTGCCTGGGATCCTTTCTTGGTATGTGACCACAGAGGCCACTGATTGATTGCAATGCTAACCTACTGCCTGCTTGTAAACAGAACAGAGGGTCTGCTGGAGCACAGGAGGgttaatagttagagatgagcgaacgtgctcggccccgccccttttttgcccgagtaccgcgattttcgagtacttcactactcgggcgaaaaaattcgggaggcgccgtggcggcgcggggggttgcagcggggagtggaggggagaggtagagagagagggctcccccctgttccccgctgctaccccccatgccgccacgcctctccccgccccccggcgcacccgagtacttttcacccgagtagtgaagtactcgaaaatcgcggtattcgggcgaaaaaggggcggggccgagcacgttcgctcatctctattaatagtatttttttttagtattttgtaacatttgctgcatcttttatttttattgtagAAACCCGACTGCTTTTTTAACCCCTCAGATGCCACCATCAGTAGCTCTTTCCACCACCCTATCAGTGCACCACTGTGTCATCTATTGGTTTAGACAGATTCTAAAGCTACTTGTGCTTATACTAAAGCTTCAAACATGGAACCAAATTTCCAACTGAATCGTTTGAGATAAGATATTTGATTTTAATTGTATTTAGGATCAATTCACATTTGTATTAGGTCTGAGTAAAAATATTAATTCATCTAATACATGGGAATTTATTTCTAGGTTGGGCTTGATCGGTCCAGAGGCACCTCAAAAATGTACTCAGCTTGAAATGAATCCAAAGAGCTGCCTGATAAGTAACTTTAAGATGTTTGAGGAGTTTCCTTACGTTCTTAATGTAACCGCTCTCAACCAGCTAGGATCAATTACCCAGCTTGACTATTTCTTTGTGGAGAACATCAGTGAGTTTCATAGAATAACTGGGGGGATATAGTCATGTATATGTGATTGTATGTATACATTTTTCAGCATATCAAAATATCCACGCAGGACAGTAATGTGggattttagttttgtttttttttaaattcagattgtgactaaaaaataaaatcacaaaaaaattcttaaaaaaataaacttaaaagaaaaatgttactttctgatgacacgttccctttaaatTCATTTACTGTTCATTTTTTAACTACATCTGCTGGTATTTGTTTCAAGAATCCACTACTCTTTTATTAAAATAAAGGAACAGTATTAGAACTTATTGGTTAAACAGAAGATTTACCTTTCATTTTTTGAACATGacagtaagggtgcattcccacgaacgtatatcggctcggttttcacaccgagccgatatacgttgtcctcgtgtgcagggggggggggaggatgggagagccaggagcaggaactgagctcccgccccctctctgcctcctctccgcccctctgcactatttgcaatggggagaggtggggcggggctaattcacggaacttagccccacccccgcctcctttcattgcaaatagtgcagaggggcggagaggaggcagagagggggcgggagctcagttcctggccctggctcttccatcccccccccccccccctgcacacgaggacaacgtatatcggctcggcgtaaaaactgagccgatatacgttcatgtgaatgcagcctaacacaAATACACTTGATGGTTGCAGGTCTCCTATAAGCCACATAATCTTAGTGGTTGCAGTGCACTCTAGGTGGTGCTAATACACTTGTCAGTTATCCTGATGTAGAATATTTGAAGGTTGAAGATAATTAGATTATAACTTCAAACAGGTCGATGCTGACTCCCTAGACCTGAAAACAGTGTCGTCCTCATATCATTCTCTGTcactgttaaatgttaatttgcAGTTTACGATTATATCACAGATTGTTTTGGACTCAAACAAGAGTAGGGTAACCGCTATGCCTGGCCCTTTTACTGAAAGCCCTTTTTCAACCGAACACACATAAACTCCTGTTCAGTCCACTACACCATAGGACCAAACCAACCAGGCCACACTGCAGGCCCCAGGAAAGCCAATCTCCCTCAACATGCTTGCCACTAATCCTTCCAGGACTGTCACCCTACATAGCTCCTTCTAAACCCAGCTGCAGCCTCCTCCAGGATTGAGTCTATCATACGGTATCTCCCAACCCACATTGGCTTCCATACAGGCTGACATCTTTCACAGCCCCAGTAGACTGCCCAAAACTGGCTCCTCCCAAGGTTGACAGCACACTTAGCCCATGTCACTTCAGAAGCAGTCTGCAGATAGCCTTGCAAGCTGTCCTTCCTGTAGCTAGACTTTAGCAACCAATTACTTTAAATTGGCTGTTGGATTACTGGACCGCCCCTTTTTAATAGGACCCCACGTGTGAAAATAATACACAGATATGCTTACTcctccacagctgctgggatccagtgctgcaacCCAATGCAGTCCCagggtttgttgtgacagatgatgtcacaggaaatatcTTTACGTTCTTGAACTCTCATTGGCTGCGGCAATCACTTGATTTTCTGCAACTTCCTATTAGCTCCTCTCTGTCCACTGAGAAATCAGTAATTCTCACTTCCAGCTACCATGAAGGGGCATGGCAGCACAATCAAGTACCTCAGCTTACTAGTCTGGGCAACCCAGGACCTAAAGACGGTTAGTGCATGGCACCATACATGACAGCGTAATACAGttcaacataaaaaaacatatatacattatagctGCATATCCAAGCAATAATAGGAAAAAATTGTCTCTTAAAGTGAAACATACTGTCTTTTCACTGTACCGTATAATTTTTAACTCCTCTTTAAGACCACGCTGTATATATGTTTATTAagcctcatttagacacaacgattatcgctcaaaattcgttcaaaagccgtcttttgagggataatctttgtgtctaaatgtgcccatctttcagttttctgatgACTagacagttttcagttctgcttgaaaactgtggtccagcagaacagctgataagcaggacacatgctgtgctctgccagcGAAgatctgataacattgttacagctgttctcagttctctcACCCTAGCTCacaaaacagctgattagcaggaccacaggctgtgtctgctgtccatggtgctgaattctccaaggggagcccgcggctgaacaatggagctaattacagagctcagacctcttgctgagttctgtaacaactcccagaagctcatttgcatgcaaatgaagctgataagtactaatagcaatcagtacttacttttatgcaaaacGACCGCttatctttcaatcttttgaaagatatctgtgtgtaaatggacctttaggcatATTATCTGTGGTCAGTAATATTGGTTGTTGTAGTAATTCCACTCATAGCACTAGTAATGGTATTAGTAGACTTATTAAAGGTTACAAACTATTGTATGATTAATATGTTTTATTTAATAGTACGCCCAGATCCTCCTGTGAATCTCAGCATATCTCCTATATGCCATGAAAGCAAGaaattatatatacagtggcagCCTCCACATTCTTGGCCATACCCAGATATCTTTCCACTGAAGTACCAGGTCCGTTACACAAAAACTGGTTCTACATCCTACAGAACGGTAAGAAGCAGAACCATTTTAGAATGTCTTCATATTATGCTGCATAATAATCTTTAGGTATTACTATCTCTGTAGCCCCATAAACAACAACAAAGTATAACAAAAATTACCAGCACTCCAGTGCTAGAATAGTGAGGATAAGATGATATAGGAGTATAGCAGGAGGGAAAAGTTGACCACTTACTTTACAGGGTTGCCTTGTAATCGGCACCCCTGAATCCTAGAAGGCAGGCAAAATCGTTAGGTAGAACAAGGAAATGATCTTTTATTaggatgcaacgcgtttcagcttgATCacaggcctttctcaagcataaaaaatatataaaaagccaTAGTATTTATGTAAAACACATACCTCCTATTGGTGTGTTCACTCAATTGCCCATCCGTCCATGGGATGCTATTTGGCCTTTTTTGATGAAGTCATCATCTTAGCATGGTCCGtggaacgcagcgctgcgttccatGGGGCTGTCACATGACCGCACCCCCCCCTGTCAGTGGTGACGTGGTGTGGAAGAGCTGTTGGTTCTAGAGGAGGAGGGGTATAAGCGATTTCTACATTTCCAACACTGAAAGACAGTCTGGATGTAATAAAATGACTATTATAAGCAGACATTTAGCGCAAAGAGCTCATATAAAAACTAAACTAAACAGAACTTTCCTACTCTGCTCTACTTGAGTCTTGACTCGTTGCCTATATCTGGGGCTAGTATCCATAATAGCCCCTGATGAACTTACCAAAGTGAAATTCGAGACAAGCAGAATAGAGTTATAAGCTGCTGCTATTTTGCCTCCTATTTACTTTGTATTACTTTTCTTAGTATATTGGGTGCCCAAAATAAATGCAGTCTTGGCATTTTCGATTTCCTTTTTCTTATGATGCTCACCATGTGGTAGAACTAATGCAGTATTTTAATACTTTAGACTTTTTTTAGACACcgattatgtttatttttatatgaaaaatgTTACGATTTTAttcctaacttttaatttttttttttttgcggaaattctttatttatttacccCATTGGGTATGAACTTGCAATTACTTAATTGCCTGTACAAAATTCTGCATTATGTCAGtagtgcagtatattgtatttagaATATTAGTCCATTAAaccctaggtgctctccttatgaAGAAATaaaacccttcctgacccacgtatATTAAACCCTGACACGGGCAGAGCTTAATAGAAGGTgagacatggcagccctgggagccttcattaGGCTTCAAGCTGCCTTGTAAACCCATCggcttttttctctctccctacctaacGTGTGGTTGGCCAAGTGAAACATGCATGCTTATGGAGAGTCAGGGGAGAAAGCGGTTAGCTCTCCACAATGTGTACATTCAGCCAACTTCTGTGAATGGCCATCTTTAATCTATAATGTAGCAGAAGGCTTTATGCGTCAACTGCTCCTTCTACTGTATAGCTGCATCCATGGCCCAGCCAAAATAGAAAACTActaagatttatatatatatttttagcacAAATATGTTATTTGTATTAATTTGCATTTTTATTCTACAACCTCGCAGGTTGGACCTTATGAGCAAAACTCTTTAGTTCTCACTGGAATTCGGCGGGGGTCCATTGTTTATGTTCAAGTGGCTGCCAAAGATATTACGGACTTGGGACACAACAGTGATTGGAGTGAAGTGGTCACTAGTCGGCCGTGGCAACCATATGATTTGAAATGTCTTCCACGTCATTTAAGCAAAGTTACACATTGATTGTTCCTGCTTTCAAACATTGTAAATAAGACTTACTGTATGCAACGTACAGAAGTTATTGACAGGGCAAGGGGACAGAGGAAACAGCTGTACAGACTCTACTGATGACCAAGCTCTACTTCACCATGACTTTCATTACTTTCCAAGCAAACCAGGAAACTTGCATTTCAGAGATTTATAGGAGCAGATCCCTTCATACTCTACATTTGTGTAACTTTTACAAAAAACTGGAAGAGATGCCCTATAAAATGGGCCACACCTAATAATATTACAAACCTTTTCATGTCAAACCTAAAAGCATCAAGCTTTTCATATATTAACGTTTTATTTATGCCTAATCACCTCTAGGATACAAAGCATGAAAGGTCCACAATTCTGGGCTACATAAATTATTATGGCCAATAACACTCATATTCTATATACTATGTAATGTTAAGTACCCCaagccagtagaaccctgtttcgggtcaatCCTTGTTAAACGTTTGGTTCAGTATgaacccaaactgagcttttagcaaagttttacacgaaccagggttctactggtttggttcgttCATCACcagtcctgagcactggtgtataacactgtctgagggtgcgttcacacgagcgcataaacggcgcgttttgtgcgcccaatcgtataaacgtgaccatctgaggagttggtttccaatgtattcgttcgcacgggcgattttacggcgcgtaaaaacggcaacccgaaaaaaacccggaacatatgcgaccgaaatacacgccaacgcatattcgatggccgaaaagaccgtttgaaaagtaggaccaaacgaaaatacgctttctagctctggtcgtgatcgtcgAAAAACGCTTTTtctggcgattatacgctgcactcgtgcgaacgtaaatacgcctacgctcgtgtaaacgcaccctaagagacataaaagccctgtataacattgGGTGTGTTATTCAGGGCTTTATGGGTCTTcgtgttatataccagttttagcGAACTTCTAGTTCTGCTCAAACTAATTTGTACCAAAAACTTTGTGCAAAGGTTCAGCAAACCGGCTGAAgcgtacttttcaacattttgctCATTATTAATGCTCtgcttatttttttccctttcgcTACAACAATTGCTATCTTAATCTATAGTGTATATGGTATGCCTTTTTTATGCCACTATGTTTGTTTCTCCTGCATGGAGtagtaatttaaccctttccaatccactgtctgacgtctgacgacattatgatttaaggctgtacagctctgatgttggaagacgtccgtcggggttctattactgtatatttccagcctctctgctgtcggagtctatccaacgtgtcacctcatgcagtactggctttagccagcagatagcgccattgtataacggcagaaaaagagtaagccccctaggaaaaccaggatacaaattggattggaaagggttaagcggtatgttttttttatttccatagaGAAAGTTACAACTCGTAACTTACAATAATTAATAAGGTTACATACGCACCCTATATAATGTTGTTTGATTAAGTTTCTTCTATTTTTCCTTTATTTGTGTTTAGCCCTCCATTTGGGAACACGTATTTGCTATATATGAACAGAGATAGTTTTCATCTCTTGTATGtgttaatttttcttttgcttcaAATAAACCAATTTCTGATACATTCGGCATGATCTTTTACTTTCAGTCATCCAGTGTTGGAAATCTTGAAAACATCCAATATTCTGGCACCCATGATCATCTTTGAAAGGTTCAAACTTTGACACTTTGGCTATATCTAtctacagaatttgtattatctAAAATACCGATGGCTGGATCTGCAGGTATATCAATCTGATAGAGTGGTTTGAGAGGAGAGGCAACCCCTTGCCAGTATCTGTAAAGTTTTGAGAGTCGCTAGTATAGAACGATCAAATAGGCTCTGTCCTGAAGACGCTTGGAATTGTTCTTTATTTTCATCTAATTAATAAAGCAAGATGATAATGTAATCTATTAACAAGGAGCTAACGAGAGGTTTCATAGGAAGCATTAAACCCAACTTTgagaataagctgtcatgtgtgaaCATGAGAAATAATACTATCtctgacttgtatcctgtatgtATCTCCATTTACCCCCACCCCCTCTGCAAGCTGGATATCTGATTCTCAGTTGTCTTAGAGTTGGGGGAGGAATCTTAGCGGTTTTGTATAGAAGGTCGTATgagcacagagaactgcagattttgctgtctGTCTGTAGCATCAGCATGTTagacaatatattgcaatactgagcagtggagatgtaaaCAAACAGCAAAGAATAACTCACCCTTAGATCTATCAGCACATCCAAGTTGCAAAGAAAAAACCTCACTGGGGTCTGTCGGGTCCCCTAACAGCAGTATAACTTAGTTTGTGTtactgtggggatgtgacaggttccctttaaccctttccaatccaatttgtatcctgcttttcctagggggcttactctttttctgccattatacaacacctctatctgctggctaaagccagtactgcaggaggtgacacgttggatagtctccaacagcagataggctggcaatatacagtaagagaaccccgacggacgtcttccaacattggagctgtgcagccttaaatcataatgtcttcacaggtcagacagtggattggaaagggttaatgtcattAGTTTTTGCAGATTTTAAAAGTTCTTCTCAGGCCAGGCTTGGATGGCCATAATTCCCAGCGTGTTGCCCACAAGAAGCACGCGGCATATACGCAATGCCATTGCCTTCTTGCTGTGTGCTGCCCATGGCCATGTACTATCCTGGCATGTATGTGCGCAAAGAcacaacatgctgtgatttttcctgtgCACGTTTTTCGTGCAATTCGTGCGAGTAGCAACATGGCCGCTTATGGGAGATCGGTACAGGGTATTCCGTGCACAATATACACTATAACAACACGgtcgtatgagcccggccttactttGTTTGGAAGTACGAAAGCATGTGAAGACAAAAACCACAGAAGTCGTTGTGTTTCAGCTTTTATTTGCAGCACATCCGAATGATCTTAAATAAAACGTAATCGTTGCAATTACATGTTTATCATACTCTAATTCAGAATTAAAAATGGAAACCCTCGCTTCAGTCCTAAAACAGAAGTTCAGATTTTGTATTTAACTCGAGAGATCCATACTGTAAATGACTACAACAGCTTCTATATACAGTTGATGTTTACACCCCACCCCAAACATACATAGAAAAACTTGCATGTACTTGGGAATTTGCCTTTTCCCCTAACCTGAAAGTGATTTTACTTTTTGATAAGCTGCTTGAGCTAAACCGGAGACAAGGagttgtagcaatttttgcaagCAATGCAGAATGATCTTAGGTGACCCGGCCACAAAAACTCTATGCAGacacttctctcctcctttcccttctcctAATGATGTATGctacaccccagtaacatttcagtgccttctatgcagactttcattatactgtataacGCAAGGGGAAGTCACTCCTAAAAAATGATCATGCTAGGCCACATTCACTATAGGGGTTGGCCATCAAACCCAACTTTTAGGGGTTTTTCATTTATGTCAATGAGGGGGTCTTTGGCAGGCACAGCCTGGGAAATGGCAGATATAAAATATAATAAGACATGGAATGTTTGTAtataaaatatagcttttataTAGTACACCCTGAGGGACAGCAATAGAAGGAAATCTCAACCAGCATCCACAGGTTGTACTAGGATTTGTTAAAATATTCGTCTTTTCTGCTAAAATGTGGAGACTGTAGATTAGGACGGCTGAGGAACAGCATGCGCTTCTGACTTAGAGTTCAACTATTCCTTTCCAGCTAACCCTACTCTTGCTAGATTTTGGAATATGGCTTTGGGCATTCTTCAAAATGATTTGTACAATCACATTTTTGgtcagtaagggcccttttacagggaaCAGTTATCATTCAGTTCATTGCTGGATCGTGCAAAACTgagtaatcgttcagtgtaaacgctgccagcaaCTGAATGACAGACGATAATTGGTTGATTTATCTTGTGGTTCAGTTcatgcaggcatacaaatcatgtgaacaggcaaacgttcatctatgaatgtttTGACTCTTTaatctgaatggaggtgggtagcCGGCAGTGCTCTCCGatgcactctgcctccattcagtcacTTCTGTATGAAAGTACAGGACCGATCAATGGGACAACTGTAGGAtgcttaagcctcatgtccaggggCGGGTGgcattccacatgcgggagcctgcagccaaggacagtgcttacctgtcctGGTCTTTTTTTTGTACTGCGGAAGCGCCAACTGGGGCACATGCTCAGCAGAGATTTTTGTCTTGGCAGAATCATTGccccgaacggcttccattgacttcactggaagccGTCCTAGTGAcaactgcagcaaaatagagcatgctccgattttttttttttatccgcaaacagaaaccgcaattggtttccgctcatggatATGAGAGATcgttttaccatagcatgctatggaggcgtattgctgcagaatctggcacagaatgcccgctccggatttcgcagcaaaaatctgcccgtggacgtTGGGCCTTAAGTGGACAAAAAACTGTCCCGCATAAAGGTTCGGTTTGTGAAGCAATCAACAGGGATGAAGGGAACTAGATGGGTTTCTCCACACCAAACTTTGCAGATCACTTTCTTATAGACATGGCTGAAAACCTGCTGACACCAATTTGGAAACTTTCATTTTTCTAGTATGTTGTAGAAGTTTCTTTCCTGGACCAACGCTCTCAGTCCATGCCACTACACCAACATACCCCAACCAAAGTTTACGCCTAAGTATTTGGGCACCTTTCAAGGCAGTTGCCAAAACTGGTCTGTCAGTGATCCATTAGTTCAGAGGAATCATCACTGGGTCAAGTTGCAGGCACTACAGAAAAACCGTGGCTTTACATGGTAGCATTTCAAATGGATGAGCTAGGTAAGCAAGAGAAACCGTTGCTGATACTTAGTAGCTTTTCGCTCTGAGGACCTCTTAAAGACATTCATATGTCCAAGTAGGGCATAAGGAAAGGGGGATGTCTTGGTCAGTCAACCCCGTATTGTTTGGAAAACCCCATCCACTTgtagtggaaaaaaatctgctatGATGTGGTTGTGGATCTTCACCACACAATATGCACCATGTTTGTCCTTCATCCTTACACTTAAGATATCGGGGTTAATACTTCTCCTGAAAGaaaaatatctaatctgtatccaaaaataattttgaatgTCTATTGCCTCACAAAAATGGCTTTCTTCATGGAATTCACAATTGATACCCATGTTTGTAAACCTAAGATGTAAAGAAATACTGAAATGCTTCTATCATGTAGATGGAAAAGTAAACATCAATAAGATACACTCTTGTACAAAATCCCGCCCCTAGAagcagttgtcgttttgctgcaaaactctgcatgcagttacatctcaggcaattGATTAGAGCTGTGGTGCGATTAAATGAACGGTCTTACCACCTGGGAGATCCTAAAAAATTGGTTTCACCCTTGACCTACAAAAAGGCTCCCAAACGCTACttctgtgtagtggacctctttttcagaTTTGGCAGACCTtgttgacaacttcttctaggtgcttgatttttttgttttgttttttgacaaGGAGTGAAGAAAAATCTCAAAAAAAGTGAACCACACCGAAAGTACTTGAAATCCTGgtgcaaaatatgcacatttaGCGACACAGTATAAACTCCAGTGATCTGCTACACAGGTTACAGTAATCTATCATCTACCTTTCCCACTTCAGTGTTGTCTCAGACCAGAAATAAGTGCAGTAATCTCACTGGAATGAACACTGACCTTCACATGGCCAACGTTTTCTACGACTATGACAACACAACAGTTAAACAGTAGGTGCAAACGTTTTCAATGACATTCAGCGGTGACGGAGATAAACTAGTTAACGGAAGGTCATACAGACTTACAACAAAATATTACAGGTAAAAAAATACATGGATAAACGTGAATAAATAGGAGGTTGGTCCTTGGAAGGACTTTTTGTATGTGAAATCTGTTAAAACTCTAGTGACGGCCTACATTTCCAAATCACGATTGACGGGATCTTGATCCGAGTCACTGGAAGGTTCGTCGTCATCAGTTTGTTCTCCTACATGGTACAGCATCAGTGCGTGTGTCTTGT
This genomic interval carries:
- the LOC136588036 gene encoding interleukin-27 subunit beta-like isoform X1; the encoded protein is MVWTMTLAAVLLLPPYQFLESKVSIPITHQLGQLGKEIVLHCDTSFPYVAWKFNGKTIGNGEDIFSNGSRYLTLTNAKKHQSGNYSCHHSNKTLSLIELQLGLPPEKLHIQCWSSSYPEKIKCTWELQPDTNLPTTFLTTYRLGLIGPEAPQKCTQLEMNPKSCLISNFKMFEEFPYVLNVTALNQLGSITQLDYFFVENIIRPDPPVNLSISPICHESKKLYIQWQPPHSWPYPDIFPLKYQVRYTKTGSTSYRTVGPYEQNSLVLTGIRRGSIVYVQVAAKDITDLGHNSDWSEVVTSRPWQPYDLKCLPRHLSKVTH
- the LOC136588036 gene encoding interleukin-27 subunit beta-like isoform X2, producing the protein MRVTSSPGAHAQKAAGGSGRTRSPWDTADKPVSIPITHQLGQLGKEIVLHCDTSFPYVAWKFNGKTIGNGEDIFSNGSRYLTLTNAKKHQSGNYSCHHSNKTLSLIELQLGLPPEKLHIQCWSSSYPEKIKCTWELQPDTNLPTTFLTTYRLGLIGPEAPQKCTQLEMNPKSCLISNFKMFEEFPYVLNVTALNQLGSITQLDYFFVENIIRPDPPVNLSISPICHESKKLYIQWQPPHSWPYPDIFPLKYQVRYTKTGSTSYRTVGPYEQNSLVLTGIRRGSIVYVQVAAKDITDLGHNSDWSEVVTSRPWQPYDLKCLPRHLSKVTH